The following DNA comes from Cherax quadricarinatus isolate ZL_2023a chromosome 8, ASM3850222v1, whole genome shotgun sequence.
atgaagaaccatgttgtaaatcttgcaaacaaggcagccaggaagcttacagcacttcgccgtatctcgcatctgcttgacagtaggggttgcaagattctgtacgaggcacaagtacgctcacaccttgagtatgctccactttcttggtttgcctgcccccccccccctctcatctgcgactgcttgacagagtagagaacagagcaagacgtcttatctctcacctggacccatcctggatagatctgtcatttcagcagagccttcaacataggagggatgtgggtggccttactgttatgtacaaggccaatattgtcaaagtaccacacttggatccacttcgaggacagcatgaaacaagcttttatgccacaagatgggcagaaagcagcaacttcactctggctgtacccttctccagaacatcactccatctgagatcatacatacccaggatgactcgagtatggaacacactcgtacagcataatgatgtcaacgagaaagtcagttgatcacatgaaaatgctggcccacagatggctccaacttcatcctattccctacttgtatgtctcataacaataaaaatactttcaaatgagctgaggtaggtaacagctcttaacttgccaataaagttaggaatccttaacctgtaaatagcttgtcaataaagctagggatccttaaccttgtcaaaccctgtgtaaaaaaaatatattaatagcTTGAGGCTTGAGTAATTACCTtgggtgtgagaggagagaggagaggagggtgtGCTTCCTCTGTTGGTTACTTGCCGGCCTCTACCTTGTCTGCAGCTGTGGTGGAAGTGTTGAAATAGTGACGATTAGATGGTGGTATGGTGACTTGTTTGTGATTGTTCTAGTTATTGAGGATTTTTGATGGGATGAATTTTGTTGCATCTTTTTCTTGATGCGTTTGTTACCTAACAACAAGTTTTCTTCTTGTTTGTGCTTGTAGATGAGTGAGCACCTTGTGCTAGGGTAAGTGTTGAGTAATGGTGTTTGTTGCGTCTTCTGTTGTTTGTGACGGAGAGGTGAGAAGTGGTGAGGTGTACAAGTTTGTGATGTTAACATTTCTGGCTACTCTATGGTGCCATAACGCCACTAATTCATCATCCTTGCCACATTCCTGCCTGGCTTGTCACCCTAATATAACAATTGACACACTTCTCGCCAGGCTCCTGACGCAAGCTACACTACCTCCTTGCCATTCTTAAATTTGCCAGAGATTGAAACTCGTGACAGACTTCCCTACCCTCTTTTTCCTCCCTTTAGATAGGGGTGTTTTCAGTGGCATTCCATTCTCGTACCACGACACCCTTTCAGGTTTTAATTTCCTGGTGATGTTCAGCTACTGTATTTGCTAGAAATGtcaacacaagcagcaacagtagaTGTAGCAGTAATAGACTCGGTAGCCACCGCAGGAACAGTAGCCCAACtaaccagctgcagcagcatctGGTTAGTTGGGATCAACTTAGGCAGGCATGCAGACAGCTGGCAGCAGTTGGCGTAGCGTCACGGATATGCTGTACCATAATTGGAGCTTAGTGATGTGCACTATACTAATGGCAGAGCATGAAAGCTCAAGATACAGCAGTGTTCGTCACAGGAGTACTTTCATTGCCAACTCTGATAATGTacgtgtggtgggggggggggggttgacggGGGCAGTCAGATATTATGAAGGAAGGCAGAGGAGGGGGGTATATTTGGGTAAGGGGAGAGTGGGTAATGGAGGGGAATATTTAGATAAGGGGAGTGGATAACGATGGAAGAGGGATATTTGGGTaagaggagtaggagggaggtgagggtgagcTTAGCAAGAGGAAGCGGATATTTTTACTTAGTGGGATAGAACATTGGTGAGGGACAGGTGGGAGTTGAGGAGCGAGAGGGGTGAGCAtgttggggtggtgtggggggggcAAGGAACAAGGAGTTAGGGGTGAGTACATTGTGGGTGAATGTTGGGGTGAGGAGTACGTTCAGAGGGTAAACACCCCAacggcccagtctcagaccagagaAAGTGAAGAGTAAGGAATGGTGTTGCTCCCGGTGGGTGGcttgatcaatcaagctgttggTGTTAGCCTCACGAAGTCCAGCATACGCATCACAGCCCGGCTTATCAGGAACTTGGGGAACTCTGACAGCCagcggtctgttggtaatcctcccttatgtatgaagggagggtgtgaTAAATGTTTTtttaaaaccgacaagctgaagattgagacacttatgcaacatatgggaatctttattaaagaaacttctcgccacacagtggcttcatcagtccagtacaaagcagaaaggtgcaaagagaggaggagtttgaggtaatcagtccctcagtctggaatcgatgttgtcagtccatcactcttgtagaaagcatatggccggagaagtggcttatatactgtagccaGGCGAGTCGAAGCAAAaggcggcgggatcacagtggaaacatccactagtgtaagtgtaagtagacctacttacactagtggatgtttccactgtgatcccgcctcctccttcGGCTCCCCTGATTACAGTATacaagccacttctccggccatatgctgtactttctacagtgatggactgaatacatcgattccaggctgagggattgattacctcaaactactactctccttatccatttctactttgtattggactgacgaagccagtgtggcgaaaagtttcttcAGTAAATATTACCATATGTGTATAAGTGTCTGTCTTCATGAAGGGAGGGTATTGAAAAAAATCTTGGTCCTTTGGCAGTTGTGAAGTTTTTCCTTGAACTCATTGCACCCCAGTTTTTCATTAGGGTCATTTTTCATCGTCTGCTAAGCCTCTTACCTTCATGGGACTGATTGTGTgcagattttccaggtgtagattataatgcatCTTTGTAGCCTACGTTCCAAAGAGTAAAAAGGAGGGACTTCAAatgttccagtaatttaggtgcttgacacTTCCCCAATATCATGAGATGTCACTTACTTttaagtctctggtgcggtactcttagcaaaagccttactaaaatccaaataaacaatatcaacagcctcaaaagctttacagaattaagttagtaaattagttaagaaggaacggcccctcgtgaatccgtACTGAGTATCATAGATCAAATTATGCtcatcgagatggcttcttataatatcagctataattgactagtaatttgtctacaatggaggtcaggcttattgggcggtaattttaCGGTAACGATTTATTATCTGgtttaaaaatataaattattacattagccattttccacaTATCAGAAACTACATTGTTTGAAGAGATGTTAAAAAGTGGATGTAGcttctgatatgtggaagatggctaatgtaattccaatttttaaagcagggaataagtcgttaccgtcaaattaccgccaaaTAAGCCTGGCTTCAAAAGTAGGCTAATTACTAGTCGATTATAGCTAATAATtgtaagaagccatcttgatgaGCATAATTTGATCTATGATATTCGGCATGgctggagtttgttccattcttccacatttttttttcattgctaTCAGTGCTTTCATATTTTCTAAATTTATCAATATTTTATCCATTGCACACAAAACTAATAAATATTGGCTATTGAATTATGTTTAGCGTCGTGTAGAATCTAACACCTGGGTAggtggtcaggtcaggtcaggtcaggtcaggtcaggtcacgtaaAGTCGAGTGAGAtacggaggggagggggaagtgtgTTCAGTTTCGTTCCTACTTTTCCCTTCATTAAGTTAttagtgtgcagatttaggacttgTCCCTCGGGtatcttccatatatatattatCAGGCATCTCTCCTTTGTTACAGAGTAGATTCCAAGTAATtagaggcgttcccagtagtttaaacgCTTTGTTGGCTCCTCGAACAGTAAACAGTATAAATGTATCGTTTCCATTTGGgatctctctcctgccttgaactgAACAATCATCACTAAATGTATAAACAAGAAAGAGCAAGTAATGTAAGTAGTGTCATGTTTGGCATTTTTTTCTAGTATTGAAGGTTCATATTATCCACTGCCATAAGTGGCATTTACTTTACTGTGTTCTGATAGGTCTTTTGacgttattaacattattacaccAAGTCTTTTATTCTCTTAAATTATCTTGTTCTGTATTCATTGTTCCTTTTTAATTCATTATctgagtagttggaatttatTGCTGTTGAAACTTGATAATTTTTCTATTAAGTGTGAGATTGCTTATTTGCTTCCACATTTTCATTGTTATACCAAGGCGTCCTAAATGTTTATTTTGGTACCGTCCACAGTTTGATGAGAGGCTTTTTTTTCGGCTTTGCTAAAGCTAGATTTTACTCTGTATACGACTACCACTGTGTTCTGTTTTTTAAATTATTTGTTGAACGATGTTAATCTCTATCAGGAACCCAGTGTTGTTAAAAATTGCACGCCTCTCGAGCATAAATTAATAGGGATAAAAGAAAGAATGGCTTGTAGATAGGTATTAGCGTAAACAACGACTAAAGTTAGTGGGAAGAATAATAGCGAATTTGTGGATGTTGAGGTGGGGGAGTTTGTCATGTTGCCTGTAGGGAGAATATATTTCACATGCTCAACAGTAATAATTACCGTGGCTTGCAGTACATGAAAATACGCATCTTAACAGACTTATATTAGGACAAAGTTCCGTGCTGTATAAAATTGTACACGGAGGAGAagcgttgtcacaataaaaattTGTCCTTCAACTGATCTTTCTTCAGTGTTGTCGGCAGTACGCCATTTGGATCAGTTATATTGTACTTCATTGACGTCATCCGTGTATGTTTTTGAGATCGTTGAGTGTAATTAGTACCTTGTTAAGGAGTCGTATTCACAATTAACTTATAAATTGAGTTGTAAAccttgacttgataatggtccagaaaCATCCGAAGCGACGTACTTTTCATCTCTAGTTATGTATTTAAGGAGGCTCGTTCAAAGTTTCGGGAAGTTTCATTCCGATGTTTGAGTCACCAGGAGTTTTACTGGGAGTTCAAGCTCCTGGTGATCTAAACATTTCGTAAATAAAAGTTGCAGGCGTTTATACAATTGTGATAATTAGTTATCCTGAGTATCTCCTCACTTATGCTAGTTTGTTGTAGTCTAATTCCTTGTTTGCTCTTTTACCTGTCAAATTTTAGCggatgtcatttttttttttttgggctccTCGCCGAGAGGACCTTGTTCACCTAGGCGCTCTTGTAGCAGCTTCTCTGCTTTCTTCCACTTGAGCTTTGTAGACTGCAATATTATAAGATGTGCAGTTACACAAGCTTTCAAAACATGCATACGTTTATTAtcttctgaggatgagggtccccagcaaAGTTCTAGTGGtggtacctccctctctctctctccctccctctccctccctccctcctccctccctccctcctctcccctccctccctccctccctcctctcctcctcctctcctcctcctccctccctccctccctccctctctctcctcctctctctcctccctctctccctcctccctctccctccctctctctccctccctcctctcctcctctccctccctccccctcctctcctcctctcctcctctcccctcctctccctcccctcctctccctcctctctctctcctctcccctctcctctccccctccccctccctctccccctccctctctcccctcctctctccctctctcctcctctcccctctcccctcccctctccctctccctctctcccctcctctctccctcctctctctccctcctctccctctcctctccctcctcctccctccctccctcctcctctccctcctctcccctcctctctccctccctccctctcctctctcctctctctctctcctcctctctctccctctcctctctctccctctcctcctcctctctctcctctccctctcctctctctctctcctctcctcctctcccctcctctccccctctcctcctctctcccctctcctcctctctcccctctctccccctctctccctctctctccccctctctccccctctctcccctctctcccctctctctcccctctctcccctctctccctcctctcccctctctctctcctctcctcctctctctccctctcctctcccccctctccccctctcctctccccctctctccctctcctctccccctctcccctctcccctctctcccctctctcccctctctctcccctctctccccctctctcccctctctccccctcctccccctctctcccctctccccctctccccctcccctctctccccctccctctcctctccctctctccccctctccccctctctccccctctccccctctcccccctctctcctctctcccctctccccctcctccccctcccccctctcccccctctctcccctctcccctctcccctctctcccctctctcccctctctccccctctctccccctctctcccctctctctctcccctctctcccctctctccccctctctcccctctcctctcccctctctctccctctctctccctctctctcccctctctccctctctccctctctcccccctcctctctcccctctctcccctctctcccctctctctcccctcctccccctctcccctctctctctccctctctccttctatctATTCTCTGGAGAGGCCGGTCGGGTCTCCTCGGGTTGGAGCGGTGAGGTTTTTGGAGAAGGCTTGGACTTCCACAAGCGTGCTTGACGTTTAATAGGTGAATGGGACGATGATCActtggacctgacgatctgttggagtgttggCAGTAATTTTCATGAAGATTCGGAAACCGTTATTTTCATatatcggacttgagtcctggaaatggagtacaatgcctgcactttaaaggaggtgtttgggatattggcagtttggaggatatgttttgtatctttatcgtatatgcttctaaactgttgtgttctgaaacACATctgcaaaacagtgataatgtgtgagtgtggtgaaagtgttgaaagatgaagtattttcttttggggatttctttatttttggtcaccctgcctcgtggagacaccgacttgttgaaatatatatatataaatatatatatatatatatatatatatatatatatatatatatatatatatatatattatatataaatacacacacacacacacacacacacacacacacacacacacgtatgtacgcgtgccgaataggtaaaacttgctgttttggcttaaatagaaacacatttcttgccgaataaggcaagcgaaaatttgtgtatgcagtaatttcgcaaaaaaaaaaaattatgaagctAACAAATatagtttgtttattattaacttattgtaaacttgtctaaaatatatttaattggattaggctgaattaaattgagcttgttataataaggttaggtaagttttctaattattctggtacaaaattattaatttttacatataaaaaaaaatatctttaaacgtataagagaaaatttaagaaaggacttaattgaccaattttatctattcagcacgacatatatatgcatgCTTGCTCGCGCCAGCCTGGGCGAAGCCATTTTTGAATTTCCCGATTAACCCATTAACGTACTGCTCACCTTTTGAAGCTAACTTTTGAGTTAATAATCTGTGGTGTGTTGCAGTTTGGAAGAGACGCGGGAGGAGCTTGAGGAATTCCAGAGCGGGAGCCGGGAGCTGGAGGCTGAGCTAGAGGCCCAGCTGGAGCAGACAGAGACCCGCTGCTCAGAGTACCAGTCACAACTCAATCGCCTTGCCCTCGAGAACGACTCCCTTAAGGTAAGTCATGTTTCAGCGCCTTCCCCTAACAATACGCCCTTCGTGTTAGTTTCCCCTGCGTTTATTTCTGATGTTTTCATGCGTATAATTTTAGCGTTTCATCTCGTTTTCTTTTGTTTCCATGCATTAATTTTTGGCTTTTCCATTCTTTTATTCCTGGCGCTTCAATGCATTTATTTCCGGCGTTTCCATGCTGTTATTTTTGGCATTTAATTTGTCCCTGCTTAATATTTACAGCCACCGCCTCCTTCAAAATACTTGAGTTTACAAGAGTTTACTGTGAGTAACATACAAAAATAAATACTGGTACTTGTTTTAGATGTaattatttttaacaaaattatCATACGCCAGTAAAAAAAATCGTCAGTGGAGTCTGGCAGCGGGGCATACACTGGTGTTGCTTAGTTTGTTGAAAATCTTACGCCTTCTAGTGAGAGGACAAGATTTCTGTTTGTAAACACTGCCAATGATATCGTAAGTAAACCATGCATGTACGCATATAATGATTATATCTTAATATGAGGTGATACTGTATACAACCCTCTGTATAAactcctctcgcgtgccctaagtacactgtggaggaggagcttggacatgggtgaaattccagtcacttaaaacaacggatatagccccaccccataaaggtggcagcaaagcattagctaagaactatagaccaatagctctgacatcccacataaaaatctttgaaagagtgataAGAAGCagaattgcaaatcacctggattcccaaaatttgcacaatccagggcaacatgggatcagggcaggtcgctcctgcctctcacaactactgaatcactatgatatggccttggattcactggaagaaaatcagaatgcagatgtaatatacacagactttgcaaaagcgtttgacaaatgtgatcatggcgtaatagcgcacaaaatacgtgataaaggaataactggaaaagtggggagatggatcttcaacttcctaacaaatcgaacacagagtagtggtcaacagagttaaatcggaggctgccatagtgaagagctctgttccacaaggcacagtactcgcccccatcttattcctcatcctcatatcagacatagacagagatatacaccacagcaccgtatcatcctttgcggatgatactaggatctgcatgaggctgtcatctgctgaggacgcggttaacctccaagaagatataaacaaagttttccagtgggcaacggtaaacaatatgatgttcaatgaggacaaattccaactactccgttatggaaaactggaggagataataactagaacacagTATACCACaaactggccatacaatagagcggaaaaataatgtaagggacctgggagtagtaatgtgtgaggatctcaccttcaaggatcacaacagtgccacgatcgcacgtgcaaagaaaatgataggatggataatgagaacgttcaaaacgagagatgccaagccagtgatgatccttttcaaatcacttgttctctctaggctggaatactgctgtacactaacatctcaattcaaagcaggtgaaattgcagatcttgagagcgtacagagatcctttactgcacgtataagttctgtcaagcaccttaactactgggaacgcttggaagcacttgacttgtactcgttggaacgcaggagagagagcgcgagagagagagagagagagagagagagcgcgcacAAGAGCGCGCGcctcgcgcgcgcgcgctctcGCTGTCTCTCGCTCTCGCTGTCTCGCTGTCTCTCGCTGTCTCTCGCTGTCTCTCGCTCTCgctgtctcgctctctctcgctgtctctcgctctcgctcgctctctcgcgctctctctcgctctctcgctctctcgctctctcgcgcGCGCGCGAGAGAGCGAAAGAGcgggggagagagagcgagagagagagcgagagagagagcgagagagagagcgagagagagcgagagagcgagagagagcgagagagcgcgagcgagagagagagcgagagagagagcgagagagagagcgagagagagagcgagagagagagcgagagagagagcgagagagagagcgagagagagagcgagagagcgagagagagagcgagcgagagagcgcGAGCGAGAGagcgcgagcgagagagagagcgcgagcgCGAGAGAGCGAgcgcgcgcgagagagagagagagagcgagcgagagcgagagagagagagcgagcgagagagagagagcgagcgagcgcgagagagagagagagagcgagagagagcgagagagagagagcgagagcgtgAGAGCGAGCGAGCgcgagagcgagcgagagcgCGAGAGTGCGAGAGCGCGAGAGTGCGAGAGCGCGAGTGCGAGAGCGCGAGTGCGAGAGCGCGAGTGCGAGAGCGAGAGCGCGAGAGTGCGAGAGCGAGAGTGCGAGAGTGCGAGAGCGCGAGAGCGCGAGAGTGCGAGAGCGAGAGTGCGAGAGCGAGAGTGCGAGAGCGAGAGTGCGAGAGCGAGAgtgcgagagcgagagagagcgagagtgagtgagagagagagcgcgcgcgcgcgcgcgagagagagagagagagagagagagagagagagagagagaatgaatctacacctggaaaatcctggaaagaatggtcccgaatctgcacacagaaatcactccctacgaaagtaaaagactgggctgGCGAttcaaaatgcccccaattaaaagtaggggcgccattagtacactaagagaaaacaccataagtttccggggcccaaggctgttcaacagcctcccatcaagcattaggggaattaccaataaacccctggctgccttcaagagagctggacagataccttaagtcagtgcctgatcagccggactgtggctcgtacgttggactgcgtgcggccagcagtaacagcctagttgatcaggccctgatccaccgggaggcctggtcatggaccgggccgcggggggcgttgatccccggaataacctccaggtaacacgtGTAGGTATGAAAATGGACGGAGATAGGGACAGAGGTTCTGTCTGTGACGGGCATTATGTTCTGCTATTGTGCTACCGTAGTTTTAGTATACCTGTACTAACGTCACTACTGTAACAGGTAGTACCGGCCGCCACTGTCTGTGACGCTGTTGTCCTCTCATATACCATCAGTTTtcttgccagatcaaccaggctgtgatggatatgtgggacagctggcctccagcagcaacagcctggttgaccaggcaagtaccagacgagTAGAGAAACTCGAAACTTCAAAGGTTGGAACATCTAATTTTCGTAGTCTTTAAAGTCATTAAGTCTTATGCCAAGATGTCAtaatgaacgactgtcagtgaATGAACAGAAGAATTGATTGGGCTCAGACCTATTAAACCAGTGTAGTTAAATGGCACAGCGTAGGGCTTATCCCTCCCCCCATCCACACGACCTCTGTTAGTCCCTGTCTACTCTTCATTCATTGTCAGTCAGTTTTGCACCACTAATGCCTGGTTTACATTCagatatatacagtatactgtaaATTGATGGGTATGCGATTTTAAGTACTGTATATAACGCACTGAGGTTGCTAAACCGGGCTGTGGTGCCTCTGAAGATTTGACCTGGGCACAAGGGGCGGTG
Coding sequences within:
- the LOC128685502 gene encoding uncharacterized protein isoform X1, encoding MFFICCVLAVCPPGGRRGKPLLEVVPHQLIRVVCCSVDWQQWYGLEETREELEEFQSGSRELEAELEAQLEQTETRCSEYQSQLNRLALENDSLKVSHVSAPSPNNTPFVLVSPAFISDVFMRIILAFHLVFFCFHALIFGFSILLFLALQCIYFRRFHAVIFGI